The following are from one region of the Vitis riparia cultivar Riparia Gloire de Montpellier isolate 1030 chromosome 14, EGFV_Vit.rip_1.0, whole genome shotgun sequence genome:
- the LOC117931357 gene encoding uncharacterized protein LOC117931357 → MLEDIGKLPNIKRTLERAISLNGYIYNRSGLLNMMRRFTGQRELLTPAKTRFATAFITLSRLHEQKNNLRKMFTSLDWSDSKWAKEQKGKTIANIVLMPSFWNTIVFCLKVSGPLVRVLRLVDDEKKAPMGYIYEAMNRAKDAIVRSFNGNEEKYKEIFNIIDKRWEIQLHRPLHAAGYFLNPEFFYDKPEIEHDVEIMSDLYKCILRLTRDPAKQEKVVAEVSLFTNAQGLFGNELAIRTRKTRAPAEWWAAYGASAPNLQKFAMKVLNLTCSASGCERN, encoded by the exons ATGTTGGAAGATATTGGAAAGCTACCAAACATCAAGAGGACATTGGAGAGGGCTATATCACTAAATGGGTATATTTATAATCGCTCAGGGCTACTCAACATGATGAGGCGGTTTACTGGACAAAGGGAATTGCTTACGCCTGCTAAGACTCGGTTTGCAACTGCTTTCATCACATTATCGCGattgcatgaacaaaaaaacaatttgaggaAGATGTTTACAAGCTTAGATTGGTCAGATAGTAAATGGGCAAAAGAGCAGAAGGGGAAAACTATAGCCAACATAGTTctaatgccttcattttggaacACTATTGTGTTTTGCTTAAAGGTTTCGGGTCCCCTAGTTCGTGTGCTTCGTTTGGTTGATGATGAAAAAAAAGCTCCTATGGGATACATCTATGAGGCCATGAATAGAGCTAAGGATGCAATTGTGagaagttttaatggaaatgaagagaagtacaaagaaatcttcaacATCATTGATAAGAGGTGGGAGATTCAGCTTCATCGGCCTTTGCATGCAGCAGGGTACTTTTTGAACCCGGAATTCTTCTATGATAAGCCAGAAATAGAGCATGATGTCGAGATTATGAGTGATTTGTATAAATGCATCTTAAGGCTAACAAGAGACCctgctaagcaagaaaaagttGTGGCCGAAGTGAGTTTGTTCACAAATGCCCAAGGACTATTCGGGAATGAGTTAGCTATTAGGACAAGAAAGACTAGAGCACCag CTGAATGGTGGGCTGCATATGGAGCTTCAGCTCCAAATTTGCAAAAGTTTGCAATGAAAGTCCTCAACTTAACATGCAGTGCATCAGGTTGTGAACGGAATTAG